One window of the Salvia splendens isolate huo1 chromosome 1, SspV2, whole genome shotgun sequence genome contains the following:
- the LOC121747084 gene encoding uncharacterized protein LOC121747084: protein MGRQGSQLKINPKKFGNLQKPCMREMMSFLSCLALTQGDDKRCSRQKSLLSTCMDAQTTNKRKPWGSINYHLQRLSRGKK, encoded by the exons ATGGGCAGACAAGGTTCTCAGCTAAAAATCAATCCGAAGAAATTCGGGAACCTTCAGAAACCTTGCATGAGAGAAATGATGTCATTTCTTAGTTGTTTGGCTTTAACTCAAGGCGATGATAAGAGATGCAGCCGGCAGAAGTCTTTGTTGAGCACGTGCATGGATGCTCAG ACTACCAATAAGCGAAAGCCTTGGGGCAGCATTAATTATCACCTTCAAAGGCTTAGCAGGGGGAAAAAGTAA
- the LOC121770873 gene encoding uncharacterized protein LOC121770873 — MPSEDKVMEKAPEEEELVEEVETETVQITFPPNENVGPTLPTLPAAHTPTDVRNPYPQRVQKKKTVAQFSRFLDIYRKVQINIPLVEALQQMPSYAKLLKDVVSNKRRWMEYETVNLTESCNAIIQKKLPAKLNDPRSFTISCIVGDCQEGRALCDLGASINMMPYSFFQKMKIGVLRPTTISLQMADRTVSYPKGIVKDILVKVGEFIFPADFVVLDMEEDRHVPLLLGRPFLATWRALIDVHKGELTLRLNDESITFSIYDAMQKYDDEDAWRFKQCNMIKVIDDCVREVAHAISYKDRLERCLSQSLLASDNLQVSEFTEELLHFV, encoded by the coding sequence ATGCCATCAGAGGACAAAGTAATGGAAAAGGCACCTGAAGAAGAGGAGTTAGTCGAGGAAGTTGAGACCGAGACAGTACAGATTACTTTCCCACCTAATGAGAACGTGGGTCCAACTCTACCTACATTACCTGCAGCTCACACTCCCACTGACGTGAGGAATCCCTATCCTCAACGTgtgcagaagaagaagacagtTGCACAGTTCTCGAGGTTCTTAGATATATATAGGAAGGTGCAGATAAACATCCCATTGGTGGAGGCACTACAGCAGATGCCCAGCTATGCCAAGTTACTGAAGGATGTGGTTTCCAACAAGAGGAGATGGATGGAGTATGAGACGGTGAATTTGACTGAAAGCTGCAACGCCATTATTCAGAAGAAGCTGCCAGCTAAACTGAATGATCCGAGAAGTTTTACCATCTCTTGCATAGTGGGAGATTGTCAAGAAGGGAGAGCGTTATGTGATCTGGGGGCGAGTATCAACATGATGCCTTATTCGTTCTTCCAGAAAATGAAGATTGGAGTGCTCAGACCCACTACTATATCACTGCAGATGGCTGATAGAACAGTGTCATATCCGAAGGGGATCGTTAAAGACATACTTGTCAAGGTCggggaatttatttttccaGCCGACTTTGTAGTACTTGATATGGAAGAAGATAGGCACGTCCCACTTCTCTTAGGCAGGCCCTTCTTAGCCACATGGAGAGCACTGATTGATGTGCACAAAGGAGAACTTACTCTCCGACTGAATGATGAGAGTATCACATTTTCCATCTATGATGCGATGCAGAAATATGATGATGAGGATGCTTGGAGGTTCAAACAGTGTAACATGATCAAGGTGATTGATGATTGTGTGAGAGAGGTAGCCCATGCTATCTCTTATAAAGACAGGCTCGAGCGATGCCTATCGCAGTCTTTACTGGCTTCAGACAATCTGCAAGTGTCTGAATTTACTGAGGAGCTACTTCATTTTGTGTGA